From Penicillium psychrofluorescens genome assembly, chromosome: 1, one genomic window encodes:
- a CDS encoding uncharacterized protein (ID:PFLUO_002125-T1.cds;~source:funannotate) — MDPLQPSDSAANRGPRANTRKRSREPDDMSSPAALPPSSRMFLTSRGSDQTDREYSRRAGLFPPPIPFDMGDDDEEEDDTEMVQDIDDIDELAEDEDGIDLFGDNFERDYRAGEEEHYQNAEYIDDEEDYQELDAATRRQLDARLNKRDRELARRRRMPAAFLQDDDDMEMDLSRQPRRRRHHYDEEGDDMDMADEGMEELSLEELADVKAANITDWVTQPQVLRSIYREFKAFLTEFIDPSGQSVYGNRIKTLGEINSASLEVSYAHLSETKAALSYFLANEPTEVLKVFDQVALDVTLFHYPQYHDIHNEIHVRITDVPITYTLRQLRQSHLNCLVRVNGVVTRRTGVFPQLKYVMFLCQKCGITLGPFQQEASTEVKISFCQNCQGRGPFTVNSEKTVYRNYQRLTLQESPGSVPAGRLPRQREVVLLADLIDSAKPGDEIEITGIYRNSYDAQLNNKNGFPVFATIIEANHVVKSHDQLAGFNMTEEDERQIRALSRDPEIVDKIIRSMAPSIYGHLDVKTAVALSLFGGVSKQAQGKMSIRGDINVLLLGDPGTAKSQVLKYVEKTAHRAVFATGQGASAVGLTASVRRDPLTSEWTLEGGALVLADRGTCLIDEFDKMNDQDRTSIHEAMEQQTISISKAGIVTTLQARCAVVAAANPRNGRYNSATTFSDNVDLTEPILSRFDILCVVRDLVEPSEDERLANFVVESHHRANPVRPLKDNDGNLVDTDGNRVDTEGYRIDKDGNRLPPTPEEAAKRAAEQAKSEEEKDGEIPQELLRKYILYAREHCHPKLYQIDQDKVARLFADMRRESLATGAYPITVRHLEAIMRIAESFCKMRLSEYCSAQDIDRAIAVTVDSFIDSQKVSAKRTLARTFAKYTLSRPKPQSKRRAGVASSRTAWNSSQVRD, encoded by the exons ATGGA TCCTCTCCAACCCAGCGACTCGGCCGCCAACCGCGGTCCGAGAGCGAACACTCGGAAGAGATCGAGAGAGCCAGATGACATGTCCTCGCCCGCGGCACTCCCTCCCTCAAGCCGTATGTTTTTGACCAGTCGTGGAAGTGATCAAACTGACCGTGAGTATAGCCGCCGCGCTGGGCTCTTCCCCCCGCCCATCCCTTTCGACAtgggcgacgacgacgaggaggaggatgacaCAGAGATGGTGCAAGACATTGATGACAttgacgagctggccgaagatgaggatggcaTTGACCTGTTCGGAGACAACTTTGAGCGCGACTACCGggcgggagaggaagagcacTACCAGAACGCAGAGTACAttgacgacgaggaagattATCAAGAACTCGATGCTGCGACCCGTCGCCAGTTAGATGCTCGCCTGAACAAGCGCGATCGCGAATTGGCCCGTCGACGCCGTATGCCCGCCGCGTTCTTgcaggatgacgatgacatGGAGATGGATCTGTCTCGCCAGCCCCGGCGTCGAAGGCACCACTATGACGAGGAAGGTGATGACATGGATATGGCGGACGAAGGCATGGAGGAGCTGTCTCTCGAAGAATTGGCAGACGTGAAAGCGGCCAACATCACTGACTGGGTCACCCAGCCCCAGGTCCTTCGCTCCATCTACCGCGAATTCAAGGCCTTCCTGACCGAATTCATCGATCCCAGCGGTCAATCGGTGTACGGTAACCGGATTAAGACGCTCGGTGAGATTAACTCGGCTTCCTTGGAGGTTTCCTACGCCCACTTGAGCGAGACCAAGGCCGCACTCTCCTACTTCCTCGCCAACGAACCCACTGAAGTGCTGAAGGTGTTTGACCAAGTCGCGCTGGATGTCACTCTCTTCCACTATCCGCAGTATCACGACATCCACAACGAGATCCACGTCCGCATCACCGATGTCCCCATTACCTACACTCTGCGCCAGTTGCGTCAATCACACCTGAACTGCTTGGTTCGTGTCAACGGTGTGGTCACCCGACGAACCGGAGTATTCCCCCAGCTGAAATATGTGATGTTCCTTTGCCAAAAGTGTGGCATCACGCTGGGTCCTTTCCAGCAAGAAGCTAGCACAGAAGTCAAGATTTCCTTCTGTCAGAACTGCCAGGGCCGGGGTCCCTTCACGGTCAACTCCGAGAAGACAGTGTACCGCAACTACCAGAGATTGACTCTCCAGGAGTCGCCTGGCTCGGTTCCAGCTGGTCGGCTGCCACGACAGCGCGAAGTCGTCCTTCTTGCGGATCTGATTGACTCGGCCAAGCCCGGCGACGAAATAGAGATTACTGGCATTTACCGCAACAGCTACGATGCACAGCTGAACAACAAGAACGGATTCCCTGTGTTTGCCACGATCATTGAAGCCAACCATGTGGTGAAGTCGCACGACCAGCTGGCCGGATTCAACATgaccgaagaggacgagCGCCAGATTCGAGCCTTGTCTCGCGACCCTGAGATTGTGGACAAGATTATTCGGTCCATGGCGCCTAGTATCTATGGTCATCTGGATGTCAAGACTGCCGTGGCGCTGTCACTATTTGGGGGTGTCAGCAAGCAGGCTCAGGGCAAGATGTCAATCCGTGGTGATATCAATGTGCTATTGCTGGGTGACCCCGGTACGGCCAAGTCCCAGGTGCTCAAGTACGTGGAGAAGACAGCACACCGAGCGGTGTTTGCGACGGGTCAGGGTGCCAGTGCCGTCGGTCTGACGGCCAGTGTCCGCCGCGACCCTCTTACCAGCGAGTGGACACTGGAAGGTGGTGCGCTTGTGTTGGCTGACCGCGGCACTTGCCTGATTGACGAGTTTGACAAGATGAACGACCAGGATCGAACTTCGATCCACGAAGCCATGGAACAGCAAACCATTTCCATCTCCAAAGCAGGCATCGTCACAACACTGCAGGCGCGGTGTGCGGTCGTGGCCGCCGCTAATCCTCGAAACGGCCGATACAACAGCGCAACAACTTTCTCCGACAATGTCGACCTCACGGAACCTATCCTGTCCCGTTTCGACATCCTCTGCGTGGTGCGTGATCTTGTTGAGCCGAGCGAGGATGAGCGTCTGGCGAACTTCGTGGTCGAGTCCCACCACCGCGCCAATCCAGTCCGCCCGCTCAAGGACAATGATGGCAATCTCGTCGACACAGACGGCAACCGCGTTGACACTGAGGGCTATCGGATTGACAAAGACGGTAACCGTCTCCCACCAACGCCGGAGGAGGCCGCCAAACGCGCAGCAGAGCAGGCCAAGtcagaagaggagaaggatggcGAGATACCGCAAGAGCTTCTGCGAAAGTACATTCTCTATGCTCGGGAGCACTGCCATCCGAAACTGTACCAGATCGACCAGGACAAGGTTGCCCGTCTGTTCGCGGATATGCGGCGCGAGTCTCTGGCCACGGGTGCCTACCCCATTACC GTCCGTCACCTTGAAGCCATCATGCGTATCGCCGAGTCGTTCTGCAAGATGCGTCTATCTGAGTACTGTTCTGCTCAAGACATCGaccgcgccatcgccgtgACGGTGGACTCGTTCATCGACAGCCAGAAAGTCAGCGCGAAGAGAACCCTCGCTCGGACATTTGCCAA GTACACTCTCTCCAGACCCAAGCCGCAATCCAAGCGCCGCGCAGGCGTTGCATCTTCAAGGACGGCGTGGAATAGTAGCCAAGTGCGGGATTAA
- a CDS encoding uncharacterized protein (ID:PFLUO_002123-T1.cds;~source:funannotate), whose amino-acid sequence MFSPVEKTHVTGNTRELFENLSLKETNPVRAAASVTTAPQQNGTRPAPAAPQPTPRGSSARRPPPRDRLNGNAADPRSKDPLDIFADPPTLSKSATSGPGRGERSRRPRRNSESSVMERASQLFGDDDEKRRRERRHRERDARHRDGKQRSSRKNRRLDIIDKLDVTGIYGTGMFHHDGPFDACNPHRNRKGARTAPMQAFPKGSRNMALGGAGPNNSNIDLNLFHGSTPEGYNDFSKGAATAPPPPRRANEPITFDPTSNLDPIHGSESMGLGTSTFLDGAPASRSAIARRQSENEHQMVQNGGLQRKKSLAQRIRGRTTGAAGRVGSPTEPAFAGQAPDSSHSTSSRNNERNPYFQDHDEAGDKTGDKTKIHEFELSGGRVRSSSSPKQSTGLERKTTNERSNTVGDDSKLNPGGGGFLNRMKSLRKPRPERRTSE is encoded by the exons ATGTTCTCCCCCGTCGAGAAGACCCACGTGACGGGAAACACTCGCGAGCTTTTT GAGAACCTGTCTCTGAAAGAGACGAATCCCGTCCGGGCAGCCGCATCTGTGACGACCGCGCCACAACAGAATGGCACTCGGccagcgcctgctgcgccgcaaCCAACTCCACGGGGGTCGTCAGCACGCAGACCACCGCCACGGGACCGTCTGAATGGAAATGCTGCAGACCCGCGATCGAAGGATCCCCTGGACATATTCGCCGATCCTCCTACCCTGTCCAAGTCGGCGACTAGTGGCCCCGGCCGTGGAGAGAGATCGAGGCGACCCCGGCGAAACTCAGAGTCATCTGTGATGGAACGAGCATCGCAGCTGTTTGGTGACGATGACGAGAAACGGCGACGTGAGAGGCGCCACCGTGAGCGCGACGCTCGTCACCGAGACGGCAAGCAGCGGTCCTCTCGCAAAAACCGCCgtctggatatcatcgacaAACTGGATGTGACCGGCATCTACGGAACTGGAA TGTTTCATCACGACGGCCCATTTGATGCTTGCAACCCGCATCGCAATCGCAAGGGTGCGCGCACTGCCCCGATGCAGGCCTTCCCGAAGGGTTCTAGAAACATGGCCCTGGGCGGTGCAGGCCCGAATAACTCCAATATCGACTTGAACCTTTTCCATGGCAGCACTCCAGAGGGGTACAACGATTTCTCCAAGGGCGCCGCTACCGCGCCGCCTCCACCCCGTCGCGCTAACGAGCCGATCACCTTCGACCCGACTTCTAATCTGGATCCCATTCATGGATCGGAGAGCATGGGCTTGGGCACGAGCACGTTTCTGGACGGAGCGCCGGCCAGCCGCTCGGCGATTGCTCGCCGCCAAAGTGAAAATGAGCACCAGATGGTTCAGAACGGCGGTCTTCAGCGCAAGAAGAGTCTGGCCCAGCGCATCCGTGGACGCACTACGGGCGCTGCGGGTCGCGTCGGCTCCCCGACAGAACCTGCCTTTGCCGGACAGGCACCTGATTCGAGCCATTCTACCTCCTCCAGGAATAATGAGAGGAACCCGTACTTCCAGGACCACGACGAGGCGGGGGACAAGACGGGCGACAAGACGAAGATCCATGAATTCGAGCTCTCGGGCGGGCGTGTCCGATCCTCGAGCAGCCCAAAGCAGTCGACAGGCCTGGAGCGCAAGACCACGAACGAGCGCTCAAACACTGTGGGCGATGATTCGAAACTGAACcctggcggcggtggcttcCTTAACCGAATGAAGAGTCTGCGCAAGCCACGCCCCGAGAGGCGCACCAGCGAGTAG
- a CDS encoding uncharacterized protein (ID:PFLUO_002122-T1.cds;~source:funannotate), with amino-acid sequence MEPATQPPPPALTNPRFTLELEFVSSLANPYYLSHLAVTYPNLLGISQSDENDSDSSSSPDAQAFAAYLAYLYNYWKTPQYAQFLTHPGPTLRALRLLQEDAFRRDIILPQVIESLAGVGVPGAPTETVEGQQETQEGPNGSKT; translated from the coding sequence ATGGAGCCAGCGACACAACCTCCGCCGCCCGCCCTGACCAACCCTCGCTTCACGCTCGAGCTTGAATTCGTCTCCTCTCTCGCCAACCCGTACTACCTCTCGCATCTTGCTGTCACCTACCCCAACTTGCTGGGCATCTCGCAATCCGACGAGAACGACTCCGACTCCTCTTCGTCACCAGACGCCCAGGCCTTCGCCGCGTACCTGGCTTACCTCTACAACTACTGGAAGACGCCGCAGTACGCGCAGTTCCTGACACATCCCGGTCCCACGCTACGGGCGCTGCGCTTGCTGCAAGAGGACGCTTTTCGTCGCGATATCATCTTGCCTCAGGTCATTGAGAGTCTCGCTGGGGTGGGCGTCCCTGGTGCGCCCACGGAGACGGTGGAGGGACAGCAGGAGACACAGGAAGGGCCCAATGGATCGAAGACGTGA
- a CDS encoding uncharacterized protein (ID:PFLUO_002124-T1.cds;~source:funannotate): MAKDRYKVFLVQFKIAEDEWQSILFVQTDSATGNGYCHPLLPNMAGTKLPEPQGYPKYGRAEHPRLIGYTDKTTYPGEWNAVLGSDQFQKTYRIGKPRLHMSTLRDIGYSTQWTLDTAIPRLQNKNLLKGCLLI; the protein is encoded by the coding sequence ATGGCAAAAGACAGATACAAAGTCTTCCTGGTGCAATTCAAGATCGCAGAAGACGAATGGCAATCAATCCTCTTCGTCCAAACAGACAGCGCAACAGGAAACGGCTACTGCCAtcccctcctccccaacaTGGCGGGCACCAAGCTACCGGAGCCTCAAGGATACCCGAAGTACGGCAGGGCGGAGCACCCGAGACTCATAGGGTATACCGACAAGACGACATACCCTGGTGAGTGGAATGCCGTGCTGGGATCGGACCAGTTTCAGAAGACTTATCGTATTGGGAAGCCTCGGTTGCATATGAGCACGCTCAGAGATATTGGGTATTCGACTCAGTGGACACTGGACACCGCCATTCCGCGTCTTCAGAATAAGAATTTGCTTAAGGGGTGTTTGCTTATTTGA